Within the Flavobacterium sp. CG_23.5 genome, the region GCAGGATCCAATTCCTGTTCTAAAAATTCCAGAGTAGTTTCGATTAAATAATTTCTATTGTCGAAAGTATGAATGTATGTTCCTTTATTTTCACTAAAAAAACACTCAATTTCATCGGTAGCTATCACTTTTAGATGTTGTCCTATTTTTACGGTAAACCTTTTTTTGTAATTTTTATCAAATGGATTAGAAAGCATTTTTTTGATTTGCTCAAAGTCGAGTTGCAACGATTCTTGTTTTGGCAAACGCGCCTTAAATTTGGAAACCGCAATCTCTAAATCATCTTCATCAATAGGTTTTAAAAGATAATCAATGCTATTCAATTTAAATGCTCGCAACGCATATTCATCATAAGCGGTCGTGAAAATTATAGCGCTTTTTATGGCACGCTGCTCGGAGACGAAATGTTCGAATATTTCAAATGATAAACCATCGGATAATTGAATATCTAGAAAGATCAAATCAGGTTGTTCGTTTTTAGCAAACCACTCAATTGATTCTTCCACGGAATGTAGCATCACTCCCACTTCGATATTTAATTTTTCGAGTTTTCTTTGCAGCAATCTAGCAGCAGGTTTTTCGTCTTCAATAATTATTGTGGTCATGGTTTAATTTAAAGTTAAAACTTTTGGTTTTGGAAAATCTCAATTTAATTCGTTAATCGAACACATGTTTTTCTAATGACGCCCAATTTTGTTTCCTATTTATTTTTGGATTTCGACAAAGATACACTGGAATATTATTTTCCTCGTCAATTGCATATTTGTGTTTTACCATTTTTATTAATGTGCAATCTTTAAATATGCTTTCTACAACTTTTTTTTCATTTCCAATACTGATACAAACTTCCCCGCTGGTTGTACCGCTTCCCCAAAGCCAAAAACTTCCGTTGCTACAAATTGGATTTGGCAGCTGGTATTTTTTTCCAATGATTTCAATTGCACCGGCTTCTCCGTAATTTTCAGCCCAAATAACACAGTTTATTTTCTCTTGCGGTGGCAACGATTGATAGGTACTATCGACTAATTTCACTTGTTCTTCCCAGCCAAACATATCAGCATAATCATCTGTTATTATTATACGTCCATCTTTTTCGGGTTTTAAATTTAAATAATTAACATAAGTATCAATTGGTAAAACTGGTATTGCGAGTGGCAAGAAAGGAATCATTGGAAGCAATAAAACGGCAGCCACAGCATAATTCCAATTTGGTTTTTTGTGAAGTAACTTTTCGATTTTTACAGCTCCACTAGCGAATAATACAGGGTAAATGGCGAAGAAATAGTACGCCTTAGATTGCATCAACCACATTGTTGCAAATATGAATAAAGCAGTAATCCCTATAGCTTTATATTTCTTTAAATCCTTGTCAAAAAAGTAAGCAAAAAGCCCCATCAAACTAATTGCCAACGTAAATGGATGTTTTAATTGCTCCAATGTAAAATCAAAAGGGCCGATTTCGTCCAGCTGGCTTTCTTTTAATTTTTGCAAATGCATAAGAACCGGCAAATCGTGCTGAAATTGCCAAATAATATTTGGTAGAAAAAGTAGAAAAGTGATGCATCCTGAAGTATAAAGCCACTTATTTTTGAAAAGCGCGCCATTATCATAAAATAACAAACCAACTACAACTCCCAATCCCCAGACCAAAATGGTATATTTATTCATCAAGCCCATTCCTGCGGCAATACCAAGCAAAACCAGGAATTTTACGTTTTTAGTATTAAAATATTTGATCAAAAAGTAGAAACCTAGTGTCCAAAATAACTGATCGAAAGCTACCGGCTGAAAAAGAGTCTGATTGCGATAAAAAGGCAAGAATGCCAAAACAGAAACTCCAGCTAACAAAACCGCTTTCTTTTTTCCACCCAATTCCTTGGCAATTAAACAACAAATTATAAGAATTCCAACACCAGCCAATGTGGAGAAAAGACGAATACCAGATAACGAGTATCCAAAAATAAAATGAGCAACTTTACCCACAAACGCAATAAAAGGCGGAAACTCAAAATAGCCCCAATCTAAGTGCTCACTTACAGATAAATGCAGTAATTCATCCCGCTGAAAACCATAATTTTGATTTCCAATGAGATGAATTATTAATTTTATTATTGAAAGAAATGCAATGATAGGGTAGTATTTTCTCAAAGTTGTTGTTTTATTTATACAATCCCGATAGTTATCGAGACTAAGATTTTAAGTGTGTTTAAATTATTATAAATAGCTTTTGAAAAAATGAGTAGAAACGCTATTGCCATTTCTCTTTTTTCTCTTTTTCCATCAATTCTTTTATTTTATTTTCTTCCCAGTTTGGTCCAAAAAATATATTTCTTCCAAAAACAGATAATCCATGTGCAAGAAGTCCTATTCCCCAGAACAAAGCAGTTGAATAGGTCTCCCAATTCCTTAAATCTCCTTCCTCATCTGAGTTTCCATTCACAAAAGAAATAATAATAAATAAGTTTACAAGAACATATACTAATGCATGAACATAGAATCCTTTAATCCTTTTTACTCTTTTATAAGCTAAATCATAACGCAAATCAGGATTAAAATCATCCGTTTGATATTCGTTTTGCAATTGTCTTTTTAATCGTCCCATGATACTATTTTTAAATTACTCCCAATTACTATTATTTTCCTTTTCCTTATCCATAAATTCCTTAATCTTTTTCTCTTCCCAATCTTGACCAAGAAATGGCATATAATTAAAGACTTTCATTCCGTGAATTACGATTCCAATTCCCCAAAAAATCATAGGCCAGAAAAACCATAAATGATTAGGCGACGTTAGCAAATTAATCACTAGTAAGCCCGTATTTACAACTAGGTAGGCAGCCAGGTTTCCATAAAACCCTTTAATCTCTTCCATCCTTTTTTTAGCTTTAAAATAGCGTTCTTCGTCTTTATTATTATTTTCCATTGTAATTTTGTTTAAAAATTTATTTCACGTTTAACATTTCGCTAAATCACCAAAAATGGCAACCGGAAACTAAAATCACTTCCATGCTTGTTTGTTTTCTTCTTTTCTTAGGATTTCTTGAATTTTGCGCTCCTCCCAATTAGAACTATATCCATAAACTTTTAAAGCATGCATCACTAATCCAAATCCCCATCCTCCAGCTGAAAACCAAAACCAATGAAATTGTGGAGAATATCTTAAATTAATAAATACTAATATTGGAATTACGATACAGTACGAAATTAAACTTCCGTAGAATCCTTTGAGCTGTTCCACTCTCTTTTTAGCTCTATAATAAGCGGTGTTTTCGCTATAATCAGTTGTTTCCATGACGGCAATTTGTTTCGTTAAAATTGGTATTTTGACTGAAAACGTTTT harbors:
- a CDS encoding 2TM domain-containing protein → MENNNKDEERYFKAKKRMEEIKGFYGNLAAYLVVNTGLLVINLLTSPNHLWFFWPMIFWGIGIVIHGMKVFNYMPFLGQDWEEKKIKEFMDKEKENNSNWE
- a CDS encoding 2TM domain-containing protein, whose protein sequence is MGRLKRQLQNEYQTDDFNPDLRYDLAYKRVKRIKGFYVHALVYVLVNLFIIISFVNGNSDEEGDLRNWETYSTALFWGIGLLAHGLSVFGRNIFFGPNWEENKIKELMEKEKKEKWQ
- a CDS encoding ArnT family glycosyltransferase, with product MRKYYPIIAFLSIIKLIIHLIGNQNYGFQRDELLHLSVSEHLDWGYFEFPPFIAFVGKVAHFIFGYSLSGIRLFSTLAGVGILIICCLIAKELGGKKKAVLLAGVSVLAFLPFYRNQTLFQPVAFDQLFWTLGFYFLIKYFNTKNVKFLVLLGIAAGMGLMNKYTILVWGLGVVVGLLFYDNGALFKNKWLYTSGCITFLLFLPNIIWQFQHDLPVLMHLQKLKESQLDEIGPFDFTLEQLKHPFTLAISLMGLFAYFFDKDLKKYKAIGITALFIFATMWLMQSKAYYFFAIYPVLFASGAVKIEKLLHKKPNWNYAVAAVLLLPMIPFLPLAIPVLPIDTYVNYLNLKPEKDGRIIITDDYADMFGWEEQVKLVDSTYQSLPPQEKINCVIWAENYGEAGAIEIIGKKYQLPNPICSNGSFWLWGSGTTSGEVCISIGNEKKVVESIFKDCTLIKMVKHKYAIDEENNIPVYLCRNPKINRKQNWASLEKHVFD
- a CDS encoding LytR/AlgR family response regulator transcription factor, which codes for MTTIIIEDEKPAARLLQRKLEKLNIEVGVMLHSVEESIEWFAKNEQPDLIFLDIQLSDGLSFEIFEHFVSEQRAIKSAIIFTTAYDEYALRAFKLNSIDYLLKPIDEDDLEIAVSKFKARLPKQESLQLDFEQIKKMLSNPFDKNYKKRFTVKIGQHLKVIATDEIECFFSENKGTYIHTFDNRNYLIETTLEFLEQELDPADFFRVSRKFIIPLKAIKEIVVYSNSRLKVILPSYKEDEVIVSREKVSDFRTWIG